AGCTACCACACAACTTCTTAGCACTAGTGCTTTGTTAGGGCAAAATTAATAGCACCCCACACCTCTTATTTTAACCAATCATTGCTTCCTTTAGAACCAACACTTGGTTACATCATTGCATCCCATTCAGGTTATTAGGGCAGGGCATAGTCAAAACAGGGTATTGCTCTTGCTGAATGCCTACACTTTACAGGTATGTTGTTTCAAAATAAgagatatatatttatatatatagcaTTTATGCAAAATAATCATACACACTGGGAGGGTCAAGGTCAAAGAACTCTGAGGTCGAATTGCCATACATGCAAGTCAAGGCATTGCGAAGAATAGCACATGTTATACACATCTTTCCAACAGCACTAAGAGAAatcttcaagttttttttaaagtcaagaAACTTAAAGTAGTTCAGGATGTCACCAAAGAGCCATTCCACAGAAATGCGAACAGCACTCATGGCCTTATTGTACTCTTCCATTTGAGGTGTCATGCCTGCACATCTGTAGGGAACTTGCAAGTGCACACGAAGGGGATAAGCGGGATCCCCATAGAGAGCCATAGGTTCCCCAGCCCGAGAAAAGGCATGATGTTCCAGCTGATGGAGAAGGCCTGaatcagttaacatggaagaaTCATGTTTCTTTCCCTCTATAAAGTAACAGTGAAGTGTATAATTTATGAGGATTGAAGATAACATAATTGTACCTCAATAAATTTTGTAGTACTCTTACCTACTGGGCCATACATGTTGGCTATTAAGCCATTCGGCAATGCCACGGATTGAAACTTTAGGGCATGTACCTTTTTATGCCCATTGTAGACGATTCTCTGATTTTCTCTAGGCCTGCAAATTGGACGAACCGTCCCATCGATGAAGCCAAAACAATTGGATAGTGGACTTCCTTTCTGGTGTACTGCGTGAGCGTACGTTTCAAGCAGTTCAGGACTCAGAACAGTGTTGTTCCACTGTGTAATTCTATGATGGTGTTGCTGGTAAATTGTGTCCAGAACGAGGTTCGAAATCATACTTAGTTCCGCCACTGGACGCCCAAACCGCGGAATTAAATCGCTGTATCTAGAAGGATACGCAGCTCTTCTTAATGCAATGCAAATCCCTTCAATCCCATCACACTTTGTCCCTTGTCGGCAGACAAAGGTCTGAGGGAGCTGAAGAATATCCAGGAGAACGGGAATGTCACTTTTATGGAAACGAAACTCTGCCAAGCACTCGCTGTCATCCATATCGTCAAAGTCGAATTTCCCATAGCATTCATAAGGAAAATCTGGATTTTTTGATGTATTTAAATCGTTAAGAAGAAGGAATTCGTCCTCTGATAATTCATCGTCCTCAAAACTATCGAGAAGAAGGTCACGAGCGTCTTTAAATGTTGCCATGATTTGTAAACAATGACCTCAACCGGCCGTCCTCAGGTTTCTTAAGTTTATGTTTGGCGCGCTGGGACGGTGAACTCTCCCCAGGATTTCTCCGTCACGAGCTCCCGTCCTAGAATGTCCCGTCCTCgtatcttaaggtccctaatgttGAAGTCAAGACGTCGACGGGAATGTACAGCCGACCCATAACCAAGATAGCCGTCATACACCCTGCGGAAGGTGATGACTAGCCAGAAGCTGTTAGAGATAAGGACTACGCCCTTATCGGGGCGGAGAAAGTTTAGTTGATTTACATTTAATTAGTTTATTGACATTTGATTAGCCGCATGATTGACAGTCAATGACATAATAGCTAAGTAAGTTGATCTTTGAGTCAGAATGACACATTTTTAAGAAATGCAAAATCAGAGACAAAGGTCACAAAACATTCGCTTTGTACCTTAACGTTGATCACAATCCCTAACCTGTAGTGTTTTACTGTTCTATCGCTGACCTGTATCACTGACCTGTTTTTGACTGGATCTCGTCACAGAAGTGAGTAATTTATTTTGAACCGGTTGAGTTTTGAGAATTATAATTTCCTacgcaattttaaaaattacttGAATTAGGTTTCTCAAGGATTAAGTAATTTTCTTATAGATCGAATAAAACAACTTATACGATTCCGTATCCAGTCTACTTCCCAGAACCATTTTACCTTGGACCATAGACCAAACCCATATAAATTTTTAACAGGTTCTCCCAAATAAAAAAGTGAACTGCAATATTGGTAGATTGATGGTTGACATCAAAGAATTGACTGGGCATAAAGAATTCTATAGCATCCTCTCTCTTGGCAAATTGCAATGAAGTAAAATCTGAATTTGTTCCTGACAAGTCGCCATGCAaaaaccagagttaatagagggagaCTGGTTATGAAAGCCGGCAGAATTCAAAGAAcaaattctttgttttggtttatgGCTTATTAATATCAAGATGGCGAGCAGCGAGTAGCTTTGCTACGAGTCTACAggagtttcttctttttttaaggaGGATTTAGAAATAATGTAACTGAACTGTTATATGAAGAGGATTCATAAGTGATGCCAGGGGTCACGGCTGTGTCCTTGGCTGCGGATCATGCAGACGATTGAAGGGAATAGCAATTTCTTTGCTGCCTGTGTCACGTTAGACGAGGCTCATCGAAAATCGCACAATGCCTGGGTTGGAGAagtaacaaaagcaaacaaaatcgAACAGGATTTCAAAGCTGGGGGTATGGAATTTGTCCTGACAGAGCATTTCTGTCAGGACCCAGTGGAAGAGTGCTTCCGTAAGCAGCGCCAACTGGGAAGGAGTGATAATCCTGAAATTCATCACTTTGGCGACAATAGTAACAGTAGTAGAATAGAGAGATCCATTTCTTCGTCTCGCTTGAGTTCCAGGGTGGGTTCTTTTGAGCTCAAACATGAATGAAATTCCAGAGTAGCTCTGCTACTCTATCTAAGCAGAAAAGAATTTCAGATTGCTTGTTAGAAATTTCAAGGTTGTCAGGGTCAACTAAAAAATCTAGTTTGAGTGGctaaaactaaaaacctcattaGGAGTgtgtggattttttttttttttttgtaaattatgcgtaaaattaataaattattatcaatagCTCCCCCACTGAAGGATTGTTCCTAAGACCCCCCTCCCAACACTCTTGAAATTTCAGTAAAGGTTCACACTTTTCCTTATAGTTTTTGTCCTTTGAGATCCCCCAAGCCCCAAAATTTTTCAACCCCTTCCGTTGGGGGCATATGGACATTAAATTTTTCTGGAACTACTCAATGCCAATTATTGTGAGGCAATTAGGTTACAGCCTTGCTGCTGCAGTCCTATGATGGCAGAAAGCATAGGCAGTAGTTTATGTTTGgcattgcaaaattgaaaagaacatTGGCACACAAAGTACAAAAAGCCAATGTCAACTAAAAGACCATCACTTCTTCACTTCTTCTTATTTGGATTTTAGCCTATCAACTGTGTTAAAAAATTATCCATCCAGAGAATACCACTCTTTCTCGACTGACAATTGAGAGCGTGTCTAACACACAGTCAATTTTGTCAAGCAACATGTGTTAGGATCCACAGATGCTAGGATATTATAATATTACAATGACAACTGTATTGGCCTATCTGTACTTCAAATTTTATACTACATAATCAAGCCAGTAAATAAAGGTTTGTTTTAGCATTGCGTTATTTTCCGTTCTTGTCagaaagaacaatttatttcaaATATAAAATCTCGCTTAACTCATCAATCTGTTTGGATCTGAATGCACGCAATGTCCTGACATGCGTTAAATATTAAAACTTGCTGCCCAACACCATAGATAGCCAGACTCTTTAAAGTATCTTGCGTTGTGATATTGGTGTCTTGATGATTCCCACAAGTAGAAGAGTGACATTCCACTGGCAACGATTTGTCAGCAAGGTCTCTTGTTTCCAGAATGAAGGACAAATACTTGATTGTCTTCATCTCACTGTAAGCATTTAAGTCCACAGATAATATTTTGggaaaaagtgaagaacagctcccccaaaaaactgtcggccaacagttggtcggccaacagttggccgacagtcggccgactgtcgttTACCGCCTTTTACGAAAATCTTCTGCCAGCAGTCGGccgaattttttttaatgtatatatttaaaatagttttaagctTATATtagttttaacaattatttatagttattatatatatattttttttcttgttttatttataGAGTACATCACTacaattttatatatttttttatattgtaaaaGCGCAATTCAGCTTTACAGCTGCAAGTTTTTTACtacaataaactatctatctatctatctatctatctatctatctatctatctatctgttggccgactgtcggccgactgttggctgcatgtcggtaatttgttgggcaagtgtcggttgagaacccttgtggaataccagaaaagcctcagctcgcagggaagaacattgcatatcgacgAGAAATGAAACCTTCTCACTTGAGTctgccatattgttttggtttttttaagGACCAATCTCCTCACAATCCCATCGCATCATCCTCGCAGTCAAGAGGCCAACAATTTGTTTACAGCGGCTTCTTGcagctttttttttactttactaaatctatcaattaatctttattattggccattgacttttgaaaatgtggtggctcctaaaggagccgtttttgctGCAAGTGGAACTTCACTCGTAAAAGCGCTGGTCAAATTTAAGAGGCAACAGTTGCTCATAAGCGGCATGTAACGTCCGAGGCTTTTCTCTAGTTCTCTGACTGACTCTCCTTGATAGCTTGCTAGCGCAATCTCAAATGCCCTAGAGTCCACCTTTTTGAGCTCTGCTATCGCGATGAAATCTCGTAGGGTGCTCCTGGGACAACCGGATAGGCGATAGGCATTGGCCATACTGCAATTGTTATCCTTCATCGTTTGTAGAACTTTGTCATATCGGGAGTGTATGCGCTTGTTTGGTCTTGATTGGCGGTTGACAGTTTCACATTCGCACTGACAGTAGTCGCCACCACAGCTTTTGCAAATAAAAGTGCAATGAAGCCGGGAGTGGCTACCGGAACAAACAGTACATTCCAAGTTTCTTTGAGACATGAAGACTTGTATGACAAGAGGCTGTGAACGTTTTCTGTTCGAAATAACTTAAGGCTTTGaatgttttctgttttatacCAACGGCCGGACCAAAATTGCGTTAACTGACTGTGAGTGCAGATTGGTCCACTGATTAACAATTCAAAGCACGCGATTGGGTCGTTGGAAAATAATTGCTtaatgctatttgcatatgaattACTATGAGTTTCAATGGCTAGTTTCTTATTGGATAATTTTGATCCGACCGAGGTTTTATAAAGGGCTAACAACAAAACTGATTACCAGTTTCAGTCATGAATCACCCAGAGTTACTTACCTTAATCCAAAGTGCACATGCTATTTTCACGTTCCTCGTAGATTGTTGTTTGCTGGCGTCTAGGCAACGATGCCAGTGCGGGACTGAGATGGTCTTGCGAAATAGGAATGTCGTGGACGGTCTTATCTGGGAATGCCCATTAAGGACCTGTAGAAAACGGCGGTCTATCAGAGCAGGATCATTCTTTGAAGACTCGAAGATTTCTCTCGGACAGTGGTTAAACATCATTTACCTTTGGTCAATTGATGTTTCGAATAAGCAACTTTCCCTCATGACAGGAATTTCACTCCGCACTTGCGAAGATCAGACAAATCTGCTCTCTAAAGATCCTACATGGTAACATCAAGCTAGGCGGTAGAGGAAAGACAGTGGAGATCGACGAGTCAATGTTTGGACATAAGCGCAAGTACAACCGTGGCCGAGTTTCCGAAGGCGCGTGGGTGTTCGGTATGGTGGAAAGAGGCAGTGGCCGCACTCTCACATTTCGTGTCCCAGATCGCACGAGAGAGA
This genomic window from Acropora muricata isolate sample 2 chromosome 2, ASM3666990v1, whole genome shotgun sequence contains:
- the LOC136894979 gene encoding uncharacterized protein — its product is MATFKDARDLLLDSFEDDELSEDEFLLLNDLNTSKNPDFPYECYGKFDFDDMDDSECLAEFRFHKSDIPVLLDILQLPQTFVCRQGTKCDGIEGICIALRRAAYPSRYSDLIPRFGRPVAELSMISNLVLDTIYQQHHHRITQWNNTVLSPELLETYAHAVHQKGSPLSNCFGFIDGTVRPICRPRENQRIVYNGHKKVHALKFQSVALPNGLIANMYGPVEGKKHDSSMLTDSGLLHQLEHHAFSRAGEPMALYGDPAYPLRVHLQVPYRCAGMTPQMEEYNKAMSAVRISVEWLFGDILNYFKFLDFKKNLKISLSAVGKMCITCAILRNALTCMYGNSTSEFFDLDPPSVYDYFA